DNA sequence from the Myxococcus guangdongensis genome:
GATGGTGGGAATCTCATCCGGGATGATGCGCAGGATGCACGCCAGCGAGCCGCGCTGCCGGTAGATGTTGACGCGGAAGCGCGCCACGCCCGGCAGGCTGTACGACGCGTCGCACTCCTGCAGCTGGTCGATCTGCGGCTTGATGGCCGGGTCGGAGATGACGTGGATGGCCACCTGACGCGTGTGGTCCGCGTGGAGCTTCTCCATCTTCAAGGGCCGCAGCAGGCCATTCACCCGGTAGATGGGCGGGTCCCCAGGCCTGAAGTGGATGTCCGATGCGCCGTTCTGTACGCCGACCGCCAGGAGCTTGTTCAGTGTTGCCAGGTCCAGGTGAAGACCTCTCGGATGTGGAAGGCTTTGACTCTAGGCCAACACGCAAACCCTGCCCACGGTGGGCAGCGGTGCGCGCCAGACGCCCTTGTCACCGCTGACCCGCCTGGGTTCCAGACGGCACCCGTCAGAGTTTGCGCTCCTCGAAGCCCTGCTTGCGCAGCTTCGCGATGAGCGCGTCCGCCGCGGCGCGGGCTTTCTTCGCGTCCTTGAACTCGGTGCGCTGGCCACGCCCCGGCTCGCCCAGACTTCCCTGGCGCACCCACAACTCGCGGCCCACCACCGTCACGCCCCGGAAGTCCGTCTCCGCGTCCACGAAGAGCCGCTCCTCGTCGGGGCGCGCGGCCCGCGTCGCCTTCGCTCGCGACAGCGGACGGATGGACGAGACGGGCTTGACGGCCCACACCTGGTAGCGGACGCGAACCTCCGGCTTCGGGCCGTACTGGAACAGCACGCGCCAGCGGCCACCACCCGTGGACTCGAAGACGGCCTCACCCCAGCCCTTGAGCCCGGTGGTGGGGGACCTGGGCAGGAACGGCTCCAGCGTCTTCAGGAAGACCAGATAGTCGTTCTCCTGCTTCGCATGGCCAATCAGCCGCGTCCCCTCCGGCAACGACAGGTCCAGGTCTCCCCAGGCCGTGCGCCGCACCAGGGCGAGGTCCAGGAACACGTTGTTGCCCAGCAGGGGCGCGCACTTCCTCCAGAACTCCGCGGAGACGCGCACGTTGCGAGCGCCGACGAGCGTGGTCGATTCACCCATCCCAGCTGCGTAGCACGGCGCCGGTTGATGAACACAGGACATCCCTCTTTCGGGGAGGACTTCAAGGCGCCACCCTTCCCGAATGATTGCCCAGACACGCCTCCGTGCCCTGGAGTCTTTCGCATGCCCAGCCGTCAACGCCTCACGTCACCTGCCCTCGTGGCGGGGCTGCTCCTGTGGAACGCCACACCCGCCCTCGCCCAATCCCTGCACTCCGAGCGCGGAGGGCTCCAGTCCAGTCCGCTCGCCCACCGCCCCTCCCGCACCGCGGCGACGCTGGACCCGCTGCGCTCGCTGGCCCTGTCCGACCACGCCACCGTGTCTTCCTTCACCGCGCGCCGGGTGTTCGAGCAGCTCGTGCGTCAGGCCGGCGGCACGGGCCTCACCGCGGACCCGCTCTTCCGCCAGCTCTGGGACACACAGAACCCCGCGCCGGGCCAGCCGGACCTGCCCGGAGGTCCGCACTGTTCCGACGATGGGAACACCGTCAACGGAGCACCCTATGTCTGTCGAACCCTCGAGGGCGCCGAGGCGAGCCCCTCGACGGCCGCGCTCGACCGGTATGTGCTGGTGGGCCTCTTCAACCGCTTCGACCTGGCCCCGGTGGACGGCGCCCACTGCGGCGAGTACCGCATGTCCTTCGCCCGCTTCGTCCCGGCCCCGCAGGTGCGCGCCCGCAACCGCTTCATCCTGGAGGGCGTGCTCCCCAATCCCTCCCCCGCGCTGGGGCTGGAGGGGTGCCGTCCGGTGGCCCAGGCGTGGGCCACGCTCTCCACCCTGGAGGACCCCACCGAGCGGCGGGCGCTGCTGGACGCGCTCTTCTTCGAGGGCCTGGCCCCGGGCATTCCGCCCGTCATCCACATCCACCACTACGGGGACAACCCCGCGGGCGTCGGGCAGGTCCGCGTCAACATGTTCATGCAGCAGGGCATCGGCGCGCCCAACCCGTGGATGCTGCGCGAGTTCAAGCTGAAGCGCCGGTGTGACTCCACGGGCTGCTCCTTGCGCTTCCTCCCCACCACCGTGAAGTCGACGCCCCGGGGCGACTTCTTCAACCTCCAGAACCCCGGCCCCCTCGCGGTGGCCTTCCGGGACTATTTCGTCACGCAGGTGGAGGGCCTCGCGGTGGATGACTTCAACCGCTTCAACTACGTCGTCCCGGACGTCTACAACGCCGCGCAGAGCAGCTCGATGCCGTCGATGGGCAGCGTGGACGACTTCCTCGCCGAGTTCGACAAGACCGCCGCGCCCAACGCCTTCACCGACGCGCTCCAGGCCGAGCTCCAGCGAATCGGCAGCCCGCTGACGCCCCGTCAGCTCGTGGCGCGCGCCCAGGCGCTCTCCTGCGGCGGCTGCCACGACCTCAGCCGGGGCACCGACCTGGGGGGAGCCCCGGGCGTCTTCCCCCTCGACTTCATGCGCTTCGTCCAGACGCAGGACATCCTGTCACCGCAGCCGACGCCGGGGCCGGGCTCCCACTACCCCTTGTCCGCATCGCTGACGACGGCCTTCCTCCCCTTCCGCCAGCAGCTGCTCGGCGCCTTCCTGGACACGCCGGCCCTGGATGCACGCGTCGTCACCCCCGAGCGGGGACACGAGGTCCAGGCGGGCCAACCGTTCCAGGGGACGGTGACGCTCGAGAACACCGGCACCCTGGCCTGGCGCGACAGCACGGGCCTGCGAGCCGTCTCGCTCGACCAGACCGGGGATTTGAGATGGGCCCCCGGTGAAGCCATCCACCTGGGACAACAGAAGACGTTCGTCTTCACGCACACCGCGCCGACGACGCCGGGGCGCACCACCTACCGGTGGCGACTGCAGCGCGACGACCAGGCCTTCGGCCCGGAGCTGTCCTTCACCGTCGACGTCCCATGAGCCCCGGGCGGGCCCACGCCTACTGGATGGTGATGGGGATGTTGTAGAGGAAGCACACGGGGACCTTCTGGGGCTTGTACTCCCACCCCACCTTGAGTCCCTG
Encoded proteins:
- a CDS encoding NBR1-Ig-like domain-containing protein, translated to MPSRQRLTSPALVAGLLLWNATPALAQSLHSERGGLQSSPLAHRPSRTAATLDPLRSLALSDHATVSSFTARRVFEQLVRQAGGTGLTADPLFRQLWDTQNPAPGQPDLPGGPHCSDDGNTVNGAPYVCRTLEGAEASPSTAALDRYVLVGLFNRFDLAPVDGAHCGEYRMSFARFVPAPQVRARNRFILEGVLPNPSPALGLEGCRPVAQAWATLSTLEDPTERRALLDALFFEGLAPGIPPVIHIHHYGDNPAGVGQVRVNMFMQQGIGAPNPWMLREFKLKRRCDSTGCSLRFLPTTVKSTPRGDFFNLQNPGPLAVAFRDYFVTQVEGLAVDDFNRFNYVVPDVYNAAQSSSMPSMGSVDDFLAEFDKTAAPNAFTDALQAELQRIGSPLTPRQLVARAQALSCGGCHDLSRGTDLGGAPGVFPLDFMRFVQTQDILSPQPTPGPGSHYPLSASLTTAFLPFRQQLLGAFLDTPALDARVVTPERGHEVQAGQPFQGTVTLENTGTLAWRDSTGLRAVSLDQTGDLRWAPGEAIHLGQQKTFVFTHTAPTTPGRTTYRWRLQRDDQAFGPELSFTVDVP